A genome region from Naumovozyma castellii chromosome 5, complete genome includes the following:
- the PSF3 gene encoding DNA replication protein PSF3 (ancestral locus Anc_3.4) translates to MGYYDIDDILADSVEIPCKFQHDIPGLGYLENNPGKPVKKNAKLELPLWLARILAIIDGDTNEGELNQDEESVPFVELLTPDMFSPKVINAIKADPTSLDLHAINSYFYALALKWISLFSDREFADIVTTLLLERSQAINNHASSVSVEFKSSLDSVRGTQVTAGASNAAASMFLLTLDEFEKKVYKKSHESYKETKKWMFEK, encoded by the coding sequence atggGATACTATGATATAGATGATATACTGGCGGACTCGGTGGAAATACCATGCAAATTTCAGCATGATATACCAGGATTAGGATACTTAGAGAACAATCCGGGAAAACCAGTGAAGAAGAACGCTAAGCTTGAACTTCCGTTGTGGTTGGCTAGGATTCTAGCCATTATAGATGGAGATACCAATGAAGGTGAATTAAACCAGGATGAAGAATCTGTTCCATTTGTTGAACTATTGACCCCAGATATGTTTTCTCCAAAGGTCATCAACGCTATCAAAGCAGATCCAACGTCTTTAGATTTGCATGCCATCAATTCGTATTTCTACGCCCTTGCACTTAAATggatttcattattcagTGATCGAGAGTTTGCTGATATAGTCACAACACTTCTTCTGGAACGATCGCAAGCAATAAATAACCATGCAAGTAGTGTTTCAGTGGAGTTCAAAAGTTCGTTAGATTCAGTTCGAGGTACTCAGGTTACTGCAGGTGCATCAAATGCAGCAGCAAGTATGTTCCTACTGACTTTAGATGAATTTGAGAAGAAAGTATATAAGAAATCTCATGAATCCtataaagaaacaaaaaagtggatgtttgaaaaataa
- the PEX6 gene encoding AAA family ATPase peroxin 6 (ancestral locus Anc_3.9) has translation MENNHYPSVETCIFSILHQVPPILSSVSILLNGSLYDKMMQLATSDQQLLFFQLKYGIKNKITILHSGQIISSSWCEVIQCGPYEQGIINFQKTQVTFVKSSDDGKSFKKLPTFNMLSIRDENPITKELRCLPNPVQMTLIKPTPSLSDDDTLFAFTDIQTLAQLNVTGGSFIKVTNSDNSSIIKLFVLLYPNNLHAESSDIGAIYVSPRILAKFPREKVVTISNYNHDTSKIQIAKSASVSRVGSWNNSQRQYQSIIFNNLKRFFTKRKRLLQVGDLIPISFDSNLVDLYTESDDDTDFEEDNDSLVWFRIESVELENDPVDDIPFIIDSNLTRLSTSNVVVERPLPMAQYKYLSYFNLNTNFLYDLAIFPYARRFTDIINTSLLCSMNASILLHSNNSHVGRATLAKFVASWLGFHLIEIDCSVLPSNNGSLEGTNKIIGHIKAKIENVLKHTSVTMIFLKNMNAILSKPDPNQDPDASKLSQTMDFEITKMIEQYTTEFKGVSFVASVNNIDDVSQVIRSHIKFEIFVPVPTELQRKSIFQWYLSLEQLNKKTPGNSCIFKMGKDVDLPQLAIHSAGLTPLDIKSIVQTAKAKCMDNFDPFRLMCNRHNMLISMESLRYAISMARDEFSTSIGAPKIPNVTWDDIGGVDLVKGEIMDTIDMPLRHPELFASGMKKRSGILFYGPPGTGKTLMAKAIASNFSLNFFSVKGPELLNMYIGESEANVRKVFQRARDAKPCVIFFDEIDSVAPKRGNQSDSGGVMDRIVSQLLAELDGMSSGGDGIFVIGATNRPDLLDEALLRPGRFDKLLYLGIPDTNQKQQNILEALSRKFDLDKDVKFETLVNNCPFNYTGADFYALCSDAMLNAMTRIAADVDKKVEEYNKTRNENISVRYWFDRVATSADTDVIVKMCDFAKANKELVPSVSHDELAHYLRIKANFEGST, from the coding sequence ATGGAGAACAATCATTACCCATCCGTCGAGACTTGTATCTTTTCTATACTTCATCAGGTTCCACCTATTTTAAGTAGTGTTTCTATATTACTCAATGGGTCTTTATACGATAAGATGATGCAATTGGCAACTTCTGACCAACAGTTGctattttttcaattaaaatatgGTATAAAAAATAAGATAACTATTCTTCATTCCGGTCAAATAATCTCATCTTCATGGTGTGAAGTTATACAATGTGGACCATATGAACAAGGTATAAtaaatttccaaaagaCCCAAGTAACTTTTGTTAAATCTAGCGACGATGGGAAGTCATTTAAGAAACTCCCAACTTTTAATATGCTGTCCATACGAGACGAAAATCCGATAACAAAGGAATTAAGATGTTTACCCAATCCAGTACAAATGACATTAATTAAACCAACACCTTCTTTATCGGATGATGACACATTATTTGCATTTACGGATATACAAACGTTGGCTCAACTGAATGTGACCGGTGGTTCATTTATTAAAGTAACAAATAGTGATAACTCCTCCATAATTAAGCTTTTTGTCCTACTCTATCCAAACAATCTCCATGCGGAAAGTTCAGACATAGGTGCCATATACGTATCTCCTCGAATTTTGGCTAAATTTCCAAGGGAGAAGGTGGTCACTATATCCAACTATAACCACGATACTTCTAAGATTCAAATTGCGAAGTCTGCGTCTGTTTCAAGAGTAGGCAGTTGGAATAACTCTCAGAGACAATATCAATCcataattttcaataatttgaaaagattttttACCAAGAGAAAGCGTCTCTTACAAGTGGGTGACCTAATCCCAATATCCTTTGATTCAAACCTTGTTGATCTATATACTGAATCTGATGATGACACAgactttgaagaagataatgatTCACTCGTATGGTTCCGCATTGAAAGTGTGGAACTTGAGAATGACCCTGTCGATGATATACCATTTATCATAGACTCTAATCTGACAAGATTATCCACATCAAATGTGGTAGTAGAAAGACCATTACCCATGGCTCAATACAAATATCTATCATATTTTAATCTAAACACGAACTTCCTTTACGATTTGGCGATTTTCCCTTATGCACGAAGATTCACAGACATTATCAATACTTCATTACTGTGTTCAATGAATGCTTCCATTTTGTTGCATTCAAATAACTCCCATGTTGGGAGAGCAACATTGGCAAAATTTGTAGCAAGCTGGTTAGGCTTTCATCTAATAGAGATAGATTGTTCAGTTTTACCATCCAATAATGGATCCTTGGAAGGTACAAATAAAATCATCGGGCACATAAAGGctaaaattgaaaatgtgTTGAAACATACATCAGTGACTATGatctttttgaaaaatatgaacgccattctttcaaaacCAGATCCGAATCAAGACCCTGACGCCTCAAAACTATCACAGACTAtggattttgaaataactAAGATGATTGAGCAATATACTACAGAATTCAAAGGTGTTTCATTTGTTGCGTCGGTCAATAACATCGATGATGTGTCTCAGGTAATAAGGTCACacattaaatttgaaatatttgtacCAGTTCCCACAGAATTACAGAGGAAATCAATCTTTCAATGGTATCTTTCTCTTGAACAACTAAATAAGAAGACACCTGGAAACTCTTGCATCTTCAAAATGGGTAAAGACGTGGATCTTCCTCAATTAGCAATACATTCTGCTGGGCTCACTCCATTAGATATCAAATCAATTGTTCAGACGGCAAAAGCTAAATGTATGGATAATTTCGATCCCTTCAGATTGATGTGCAACCGTCATAATATGTTAATCAGTATGGAATCATTAAGATATGCTATCAGTATGGCAAGAGACGAATTTTCCACGTCTATCGGGGCTCCTAAGATTCCTAACGTGACTTGGGATGATATCGGTGGCGTAGACTTGGTCAAAGGAGAAATCATGGATACTATCGACATGCCATTGAGGCATCCTGAATTATTTGCATCAggaatgaaaaaaagaagtGGGATATTATTTTATGGACCACCCGGGACAGGTAAGACTTTAATGGCAAAAGCCATTGCatccaatttttctttgaatttctttagTGTCAAGGGTCCTGAGTTGTTAAACATGTACATTGGTGAATCAGAAGCTAATGTAAGGAAGGTTTTCCAAAGAGCTAGAGATGCGAAGCCATGCGTCATCttttttgatgaaattgattccGTTGCACCAAAGAGAGGGAACCAAAGTGATTCGGGTGGTGTTATGGATCGTATTGTCTCTCAATTACTGGCAGAGTTAGATGGGATGAGCAGTGGTGGAGatggaatatttgttaTTGGTGCCACTAATAGACCTGATTTATTAGACGAGGCCCTGCTAAGACCAGGAAGATTTGATAAGTTACTGTATCTTGGGATTCCAGACACAAACCAAAAGCAACAAAACATTTTAGAAGCTTTATCACGTAAATTTGATCTTGATAAAGATGTCAAGTTTGAAACCCTGGTTAACAATTGTCCATTTAATTACACAGGGGCCGATTTTTATGCTCTCTGTTCGGATGCAATGCTAAATGCCATGACAAGGATTGCAGCAGATGTCGATAAAAAAGTAGAAGAATACAATAAGACACgtaatgaaaatatatcTGTGAGATATTGGTTTGATCGGGTTGCTACATCGGCTGATACAGATGTCATTGTTAAAATGTGTGATTTTGCCAAGgcaaataaagaattagtACCAAGTGTTTCTCACGATGAGTTAGCACACTATTTAAGAATAAAAGCAAATTTTGAAGGAAGTacataa
- the MDJ2 gene encoding Mdj2p (ancestral locus Anc_3.10), translating to MVLPLILGVGVTFVAVTIRSGLRAWIVYKSLTPIMIARMNGIRITRSEINYTNKFQSTKLSNELKTKLDQFQGGFYPTMTESEAILILDISSKDIKKLDEKLLKRKHRGAMILNHPDKGGSPYLATKINEAREVLERSVLLRKR from the coding sequence ATGGTGTTGCCCTTGATACTTGGTGTCGGTGTCACGTTCGTTGCGGTCACTATACGCTCTGGTCTAAGGGCTTGGATCGTATACAAATCATTGACACCCATAATGATAGCGAGGATGAACGGCATACGTATAACGAGATCAGAGATAAATTACACAAATAAGTTCCAAAGCACTAAGCTCagtaatgaattgaaaactAAACTGGATCAGTTCCAAGGTGGATTCTATCCGACAATGACGGAATCGGAAGCAATCCTGATATTAGATATTTCGTCGAAGgatatcaagaaattggacgaaaaattgttgaagaGGAAGCATAGAGGAGCTATGATATTGAATCACCCTGATAAAGGTGGTAGTCCCTACCTGGCGACCAAGATCAATGAGGCCAGAGAGGTGTTAGAACGCAGTGTTCTATTGAGAAAGAGGTGA
- the EGT2 gene encoding Egt2p (ancestral locus Anc_3.11) produces MVSFLHILSLTAVAFASTVPTYSNKTDVTPEAFFSNIQLTDAYSGNANCSDPNHWFLVEGELFVPQGTDSDLYFTIPRDFGSLPDGPFDLLFDSSKIGSINYNDSNIFTVSFLKEELTSNVTTTFNFLTKLSGQSQLAISGPQQSEYTFNVSSGTAFTETINYIAPDISDLTTNGGIEDGNNTAWFTANIPISTFLEPVDFISQLSDSNKFDISSLSIEIVTSVGSFNQPLTSVPFTAVDDQSTSSQIKLLFDTNLSGGKYVRISYSSDSLNAAIITSQVELLYPNVTSTSSNLVKRDTSIVLDSVLYASAMANIDTTSNPSADSESTVPDNVSLTNDIYKTFILVSSVQSEVLTEFGTYIPITTFPNDTSSVTSMVSNSSASTTAISTSVTETISTSSEPSVAFSTSVIDYTSSSVSSTSDFASPSFSKSNFFNSTTTTSTVNPATITDINTSYQLLTSTQAEEDEYDTELIPINTLHNNNSTKIETITSCSNGCTTSVPKHIVSTELDVSKNSTQITSTIAAELSEEEYLLGSSTISTKTSSPKQPTVVNSLDISKNTTQVTSTISAELSEEEYLLGSSVIPTSTSIPEQSPVISTDFDIFKNSTEVTSTIPADLSEEEYLLGASTITTSTCAPTQSPVVSTGLDIFKNSTQITSTISADLSEEEYLLGASTIPTTKNIINPTVTKTQNSKKTMTITSCSNGCTAATAPSFISSNSTILRNSTQITSSLQAQVTELNSLLGSSVMKTSYIHHYSASQTTSRLISVFEAGASHIRLTFGGALIALAAQFL; encoded by the coding sequence ATGGTATCATTCCTACATATACTTTCGTTGACCGCTGTCGCGTTTGCTTCAACTGTTCCTACCtattcaaataaaacaGATGTCACCCCTGAGGCATTCTTCTCAAATATCCAACTTACAGATGCTTACTCTGGAAATGCTAACTGTTCCGATCCAAATCATTGGTTCTTAGTGGAAGGTGAACTATTTGTTCCTCAAGGAACTGATTCAGATTTATACTTCACAATACCACGAGATTTCGGATCATTACCAGATGGCccatttgatttattattcgATTCTTCCAAGATCGGTTCTATCAACTACAAtgattccaatatttttacTGTTTCTTTCTTAAAGGAAGAATTGACGTCAAATGTTACCACTACTTTTAACTTCTTAACAAAATTATCAGGTCAATCTCAACTGGCTATTTCCGGTCCACAACAATCTGAATATACTTTCAATGTCTCTTCCGGTACAGCTTTCACAGAAACTATTAATTACATTGCTCCAGATATTTCTGATCTAACTACGAATGGTGGTATTGAAGATGGAAATAATACCGCATGGTTTACCGCTAATATCCCAATTTCTACTTTCTTAGAACCAGTGGATTTTATTTCTCAACTTTCAGACAgtaataaatttgatatttctaGTCTCtccattgaaattgttaCTAGCGTCGGTTCATTTAACCAACCATTAACTTCTGTTCCTTTCACTGCTGTCGATGACCAATCCACATCATCtcaaattaaattattattcgATACTAATTTAAGTGGTGGTAAGTATGTTCGTATTTCATACTCTTCCGATTCATTAAATGCTGCTATAATTACCTCTCAAGTTGAACTCCTCTATCCAAACGTTACATCTACTTCTTCTAATTTGGTAAAGAGGGACACTTCCATAGTTTTGGACTCAGTATTATATGCTTCCGCTATGGCAAACATTGACACTACTTCAAATCCATCCGCCGACTCCGAATCAACCGTTCCTGATAACGTGTCTTTGACCAACGATATTTACAAGACATTTATCCTAGTTTCATCCGTTCAATCTGAGGTTCTTACCGAATTCGGTACTTACATCCCAATCACTACTTTCCCAAATGATACATCATCTGTTACTAGCATGGTTTCTAACTCTAGTGcatcaacaacagcaatTTCTACATCTGTTACAGAAACGATTTCCACTTCAAGTGAACCATCAGTAGCATTTTCCACCTCCGTCATTGATTACACTTCTTCAAGTGTTTCAAGCACAAGTGATTTTGCTTCTCCTtctttttccaaatcaaactttttcaattccacAACTACAACAAGTACAGTTAATCCTGCCACCATAACTGATATCAATACATCTTATCAACTACTTACCTCAACACaagctgaagaagatgaataCGATACTGAATTGATCCCAATTAACACACtacataataataacagtaCGAAAATTGAGACAATCACATCATGTTCAAATGGATGCACAACAAGTGTTCCAAAACATATTGTATCAACAGAGTTAGATGTTTCAAAGAATAGTACTCAAATTACTTCAACTATTGCTGCTGAATTatcagaagaagaatatttgttaGGATCTTCCACTATTTCAACTAAAACAAGTTCTCCAAAGCAACCTACAGTAGTGAATAGTTTAGATATTTCTAAGAACACTACTCAAGTCACTTCCACAATTTCTGCTGAATTGTCAGAGGAAGAATATCTTCTAGGTTCATCTGTTATTCCAACCTCAACAAGTATCCCAGAGCAATCTCCTGTTATCTCCACAGactttgatattttcaaaaacagTACTGAAGTTACTTCTACAATTCCAGCTGACTTgtctgaagaagaatatttacTAGGTGCATCAACTATCACAACTTCTACATGTGCCCCAACTCAATCTCCTGTTGTTTCCACCGGTTTAGATATCTTCAAGAACAGTACTCAAATAACATCTACCATTTCTGCAGATCTATCCGAAGAAGAATACTTACTAGGTGCTTCGACTATTCCAACTaccaaaaatattattaatccAACCGTAACAAAGAcacaaaattcaaaaaagaCAATGACAATTACCTCATGTTCTAACGGATGTACAGCAGCAACTGCACCCTCATTTATTTCCAGCAATTCAACCATTCTAAGAAATAGTACACAAATAACATCATCTCTTCAAGCACAAGTCACTGAACTAAACTCGTTATTAGGTTCTTCTGTCATGAAAACTAGTTATATCCATCATTACTCTGCATCACAAACAACCTCTAGATTGATATCTGTGTTTGAAGCCGGAGCAAGTCACATAAGGTTGACCTTTGGTGGTGCTCTAATAGCTTTAGCAGCCCAATTTTTATAA
- the PFA3 gene encoding palmitoyltransferase PFA3 (ancestral locus Anc_3.12), translated as MITTLFPRCLTTSIYIWTAYVTILHVNTIPSILVLTPILILATIGIFAYFRVVSTGPGTPSNFPDLRVYNLEDAKRGIELPPEYIAKRSFTLKKDGRYRLCQTCQVWKPDRCHHCSTCDKCILKMDHHCPWFAECIGFENQKYFVQFLIYCTAYSIVVLFFTSCELHYWFSGKQYEDELIDLMLLTVWILAIVITVSLIFFSSFSIYQLLKNQTTIEMYGMKREKRDLELLRGLEDAEVDNIFDLGSRRRNWESVMGESYMEWIFPIMTYRRVRNKHSKDEHGLYFDIRMDNRNHLLESADLQNRLLRRVTPRPSMETTEPLTNSFD; from the coding sequence ATGATAACCACTTTATTTCCAAGATGTCTGACGACCTCGATATATATATGGACAGCATATGTTACAATACTTCATGTAAACACGATACCGAGCATACTCGTGCTTACTCCAATTCTGATATTGGCAACAATAGGAATCTTTGCTTATTTCAGAGTAGTATCGACGGGACCAGGAACTCCCTCTAATTTTCCTGATCTAAGAGTCTATAATTTGGAGGATGCCAAGCGAGGAATAGAATTACCGCCTGAGTACATTGCCAAGAGATCATTCACACTGAAAAAAGATGGAAGATACAGATTATGTCAAACATGCCAAGTGTGGAAACCAGATAGATGCCATCATTGTTCAACCTGTGATAAAtgtattttgaaaatggatCATCATTGTCCATGGTTTGCTGAATGTATTGGGTTCGAAAATCAGAAATACTTCGTTCAATTTTTGATATATTGTACTGCTTATTCCATCGTAGTTCTTTTTTTCACGTCTTGTGAATTGCATTATTGGTTCTCAGGTAAGCAATATGAGGATGAGTTGATTGACCTGATGCTATTGACAGTATGGATCTTGGCGATTGTTATTACGGTTAGtctcattttcttttcctcattttccatttatcAACTTCTCAAGAATCAAACTACTATTGAGATGTATGGTATGAAACGAGAAAAGAGAGACCTGGAATTATTAAGAGGGTTGGAGGATGCAGAAGttgataatatatttgatttggGATCcaggagaagaaattgggaAAGCGTAATGGGGGAAAGTTATATGGAATGGATATTTCCCATCATGACATATAGACGTGTACGAAATAAACACTCCAAGGATGAGCATGGGCTTTATTTTGACATCAGAATGGATAATAGAAACCATTTACTAGAAAGTGctgatttacaaaataGGTTATTGAGAAGGGTGACACCACGACCATCAATGGAAACCACTGAACCTTTAACGAACAGTTTTGATTGA
- the FIG4 gene encoding phosphatidylinositol-3,5-bisphosphate 5-phosphatase (ancestral locus Anc_3.14) yields the protein MNKSTVTDIEEDEENADGTREDTITPMMYGRQPISTETSKQRKTKKFILSKYTIYETNERMYIVGSNKRETMFRVLEIDLTVPQDQLNVLEDNVFFTRNEIMNVLAGLEDASDMGLIKRLTGYGLLGFIKFTSVYYLVVVTKCSQVAVIGGHFVLHIDGTELVPISNNYKKPDKGSMEAKLMQTFQNLDLSRTFYFSYTYDVTNTLQVNLLREKLKAVGRDDISIPSGIEDYNEMFIWNNFLLKPIFSCIETVYDWFQCIIQGFIDQVNVSVLGKNIYITLIARRSHHFAGARFLKRGVNTNGFVANEVETEQVVADMTLTPFHKPGNGYFDSDRYTSFVQHRGSIPLYWTQEASNLTAKPPIEINVVDPFFSPAALHFDKLFQRYGGGVIQILNLIKTKEKKPRETKLLKEFEECITYLNKFLPDDKKMDYVSWDMSKASKQDGQGVIEFLETYAAKSVQKTGIFHNGKDFKSTAIQEGICRSNCIDCLDRTNAAQFVIGKRALGVQLRQLGIIDNSFLEYDSDIVNILTELFHDLGDTIALQYGGSHLVNTMETYRKINQWSSHSRDMIESIKRFYSNSFVDAQRQDAINLFLGHYIWKEGYPALWEMNTDFYLHNEYVTNGLKRSYTHWWNTYHVKGLKKLLTEEILEKNNDITKEKTILNVRGYPGAFDNYWNEYYAPRAVTWITDLFVFNMNSTRRYHNLATNSKEVSPFLSRKQSSFNKKLKLITEAQGNKKQDKVNIELEAVNEKFTSYDEIELCDQQLHNIVETKDTIEKHLENFLPYELPIFHDEWLLNHPSHGHPRRQEFDNENRDEIGDTPPIVTSASYLPKVSVDLAFYQNVVDIDSYEAQSDYEMITNLTTMSVDPNEEQKYSDAVTNIRREFAFL from the coding sequence ATGAACAAATCCACAGTGAcagatattgaagaagacgaagaaAATGCTGATGGTACAAGAGAGGACACAATAACACCAATGATGTACGGAAGACAACCCATCTCTACGGAGACTTCCAAGCAAAGGAAGACCAAGAAATTCATTCTATCCAAGTATACAATCTACGAAACCAACGAACGAATGTACATCGTTGGATCCAACAAGCGAGAGACCATGTTCCGAGTCCTTGAGATAGACCTCACGGTACCACAGGATCAATTGAATGTCCTGGAAGATAACGTGTTCTTTACGAGAAATGAAATCATGAACGTTCTGGCAGGTTTGGAGGATGCTAGTGATATGGGACTTATTAAGAGACTTACAGGGTATGGTCTGCTGggattcattaaattcaCTAGTGTTTATTATCTGGTGGTGGTCACCAAATGCAGCCAGGTCGCAGTCATTGGAGGCCATTTCGTATTACATATTGATGGAACTGAATTGGTTCccatttcaaataattataaGAAACCGGATAAGGGATCCATGGAGGCTAAATTGATGCAAACGTTCCAGAATCTTGATTTGTCACGAACTTTTTATTTCAGTTATACTTATGATGTGACTAATACGTTACAAGTGAATTTATTGAgggaaaaattgaaagctGTTGGACGTGATGATATATCCATTCCAAGTGGCATTGAAGACTATAATGAAATGtttatttggaataattttcttttaaaacCTATATTTTCATGTATCGAAACAGTTTATGATTGGTTTCAATGTATCATTCAAGGTTTCATTGATCAAGTTAACGTCTCAGTATTGGGGAAAAACATTTACATTACATTAATTGCAAGACGGTCACATCATTTTGCTGGGGCAAGATTCTTAAAGAGAGGTGTCAACACAAATGGGTTTGTAGCGAATGAGGTGGAAACTGAACAAGTTGTCGCTGATATGACGCTAACTCCATTCCACAAACCAGGGAATGGATATTTTGATAGTGATAGATACACATCATTTGTACAACATAGAGGATCTATTCCTCTCTATTGGACCCAAGAAGCCTCAAATTTAACCGCAAAACCACCCATCGAAATTAATGTAGTAGATCCATTTTTCAGTCCAGCTGCATTGcattttgataaattattccaaagaTATGGTGGAGGCGTAATCCAAATCCtgaatttaattaaaacAAAGGAGAAGAAACCTAGGGAGactaaattattgaaagaatttgaagaatgcATCacatatttgaataaatttttacCGGATGATAAAAAAATGGATTATGTTTCCTGGGACATGAGCAAAGCTTCAAAACAAGACGGTCAAGGTGTCATAGAATTTTTAGAAACATATGCTGCTAAGAGTGTACAAAAGACAGGTATTTTTCACAATGGgaaagatttcaaatcaacGGCTATTCAAGAGGGGATATGCAGAAGTAATTGCATTGATTGTTTGGATCGTACAAATGCCGCACAATTTGTTATTGGGAAGAGAGCATTGGGGGTTCAACTAAGGCAACTTGGAATTATAGATAACTCGTTTTTGGAATATGATTCTGATATCGTCAATATACTTACTGAGTTATTCCACGATTTGGGTGATACAATTGCATTACAATACGGTGGCTCACATCTTGTAAATACAATGGAGACATATAGAAAAATTAACCAATGGAGCTCTCATTCAAGGGATATGATCGAAAGTATAAAAAGGTTTTACAGCAACTCATTTGTTGATGCACAGCGTCAAGATGCTATTAATCTATTTTTAGGTCACtacatttggaaagaagGTTATCCAGCATTATGGGAGATGAATACAGATTTTTATCTCCACAATGAATACGTTACCAATGGATTGAAAAGAAGCTATACTCACTGGTGGAACACTTACCATGTAAAAGgcttgaagaaattgttaaCAGAAGAGATCTTAgagaaaaataatgacaTAACAAAGGAAAAGACGATTTTAAACGTTCGCGGATATCCTGGTGCATTTGATAATTATTGGAATGAGTATTATGCACCAAGAGCAGTGACATGGATTACAGATTTGTTTGTCTTTAACATGAACTCGACTCGAAGATACCATAACTTAGCAACAAATAGTAAAGAAGTTTCTCCATTTTTGTCTAGGAAACAAagttcatttaataaaaagTTAAAATTGATAACAGAAGCACAGGGAAACAAGAAACAAGATAAAGTTAACATTGAATTAGAAGCAgtaaatgaaaaatttaccTCTTATGATGAAATAGAACTTTGTGACCAACAGCTGCATAATATAGTTGAAACGAAAGATACCATCGAGAaacatttggaaaattttcttccCTATGAACTGCCCATATTTCATGATGAATGGTTGCTAAATCACCCTTCACACGGGCACCCAAGAAGGcaagaatttgataatgaaaacagGGATGAAATCGGCGACACACCGCCAATTGTCACGAGCGCTTCATATTTGCCTAAGGTGTCTGTAGATTTAGCATTCTATCAGAATGTTGTTGATATAGATAGTTATGAGGCTCAAAGCGATTATGAGATGATAACGAACCTTACAACGATGAGTGTTGATCCaaatgaagaacaaaagTATTCTGACGCAGTGACTAATATTAGGAGAGAATTTGCatttttataa